A stretch of DNA from Theobroma cacao cultivar B97-61/B2 unplaced genomic scaffold, Criollo_cocoa_genome_V2, whole genome shotgun sequence:
TATTGCAATGTGTGTAGTAGAACAGATGCTTTCTATTGGTGCTCCTATATACACTGTACACGACAACTTTATAAGTACAGCTCAATATAGCGATTTGATACCATCTATTTATAGCAACGTCATTTGTAACATGGACCCTCCACTTTCAGTCATCAACGAGTTCATCTATATGAATGTTATTAAACCCTTTGTAAAAGGgaattcaaataaatcttcTATGGCCAGAAAGGAAATCTCAAAAGAGATGCTTCATTATTACTTAAAGGCTAATGTACCTGAGAACATAAGCAAGAAGATGATGGCTACTTGGGAAGAAAGGATCTCGGGAATACTGACCTCTTACGATAACTATACTCGTATTGTATGCGGTGATTTAAAATCCCCTAACCCTATGGATTTATGGATAGCTCATGAAAAAAAGTGGGAAAAGTTCAAGTTAAAGCTAAGAAGTGGTGGGAAGGGAATACCCAATTACTGCGTACACTATTAAGTATGAAGCATGATATGAAGGCATACACTACGGAGTGCGCTACTAGAGGACCGTTATTGAATCGCTTCTATCAAAAGATTGAGCGAACAACACACCAAGATCCTCATCCTGGGTTAATCATTGCTTCACATCACTTCTTCGATCCTTACCCTCTTGTTAACGAGATTGACCTACTCAGTCTTGCGACCATGGATCTCTTAATCCAGTTTGCTTACCCATCCTTATCTGGTTACGGTAAGTTCACTATTTCCTTAACAATGAAGCGATCTTACGGAGAGGAGATCTCATTTACGCTAGGTCATGCTATCCCCTTGACTTATCAAGATTGTAAGTAAATTCCTAAGAGTGAGGTCTATGCTCATATATCTCGatatattatgaaatatgaagAAATCTACGACGGAGATTATATAGTTCGACTCATGATCCGAGTCTATATGGACAGCAAAAAGATGGATAGGCCTTCCCTATCTTCAGAGGAGAGAGATAGCTCCCTTTCTTCAATCATTCAAGGCGGATTGAGTGAGATCGAGCCAATAAGAGCAAGAGAGATCCGAAATAGAATAGTAAGCGTAGCCATCCAACCCATATCACAGCACTCAAACCATGTCGGACTGAGCTGAAAGCTTTCATGGTAGCCGATACCGAGACTATACTGATCGATAACGTTCATAAGCCTTATGCTGCAGGTCTCATGATGGTTCGTCCCGGTGAACAGATCAATGATATTATGATTGATACCTACTTCAGTGAAGACTACTCTATAATCTTGGATTCCTTTGAAGAAAGGAGTACTAAGGTACTTTATGACTTGATATTAAGGATATCAACGATTGTTAGACAAGAACAATCAACTTTAACAATTTACTTCCACAACTTCTCTAGATTCGATGGTATTCTCTTGCTAAAGCACCTAGCATGTCATCACAAGAGCTACAAGCTAAAACCACTGATGAGGAACCATAGGCTTTACGAGTTAGCAGTGTATCGGGATAAGAAACTTTTATTCCGCTTCAGAGACTCCTTGAATCTACTCCCTGGCAAACTTAGTTCCCTAGCTAAGAATCTATGCCCGGATCTTGGCCAGAAAGGATCAATCCCTTATGAAGAGGTTACACTGTAAAATCTTGCTAGTATGAAAAAACGCTTGTTAGACTATATGAAGCAGGACATCCTTCTCCTTGGAGGTGTAATGCAAAAAGCTCAAGAGATATATTGGACGCTGTACAAGTTGGACATAGAAAGCAAGATTACCCTTTCCTCACTGGCTCTAAGCATCTTTCGTATGAAATACTACGATGCAAATAATTGGCCAATCCACATCCCAAACATGAATGAAGACTGCTTTATAAGGCGTGCCTACTACGGTGGTCATACAGATACATACAAGCCATATGGCGAGGACCTATACTACTACGATGTGAACTCTCTCTATCCCTTTGTAATGAAGGAATTTCCAATGCCTGGTGGCAAGCCTGTCTGGCATGGAAATCTGGAAGGTAAGGACTTAGATAGCATCTTTGGCTTTATTGAGGCATATGTGGTATGTCCGAAGACTATCAATAAGCCCTTTCTTCCCTATCGAGACAAGAATAAGACTCTCATCTTTCCAACCGGGGAATTTGTTGGAGTCTACTATAGCGAGGAGTTAAAGTATGCAAGAGGCCTAGGCTACACTGTGCTCCCAATCTCAGGCTACCTCTTTGAGAGGATGGAAAGTCCATTCAGGGACTTTGTTAGCTCACTCTTTGAGAGTAGGTTAGATGCTAGGAAATCTGGTAATGAGTCCTTGTCCTATGTGTACAAG
This window harbors:
- the LOC108663968 gene encoding LOW QUALITY PROTEIN: DNA polymerase-like (The sequence of the model RefSeq protein was modified relative to this genomic sequence to represent the inferred CDS: substituted 1 base at 1 genomic stop codon) — protein: MVADTETILIDNVHKPYAAGLMMVRPGEQINDIMIDTYFSEDYSIILDSFEERSTKVLYDLILRISTIVRQEQSTLTIYFHNFSRFDGILLLKHLACHHKSYKLKPLMRNHRLYELAVYRDKKLLFRFRDSLNLLPGKLSSLAKNLCPDLGQKGSIPYEEVTLXNLASMKKRLLDYMKQDILLLGGVMQKAQEIYWTLYKLDIESKITLSSLALSIFRMKYYDANNWPIHIPNMNEDCFIRRAYYGGHTDTYKPYGEDLYYYDVNSLYPFVMKEFPMPGGKPVWHGNLEGKDLDSIFGFIEAYVVCPKTINKPFLPYRDKNKTLIFPTGEFVGVYYSEELKYARGLGYTVLPISGYLFERMESPFRDFVSSLFESRLDARKSGNESLSYVYKILMNSLYGRFGINPKSTITEVCDEERYNDLIRHSELIFGDMLSENNYIVAYHSNTGKDEDYWNPPKNSAVQLAAAITASARIYMYPYISREDCYYTDTDSVVLGQPLPKEEISSSVLGKFKLEDRVMKGYFLAPKSYFYIAIDGTNVLKYKGPAKKMVSPKWFESQYADPSRTEQVQVKANFRIDWHTLNIIKKETLVRLGIKLETKRIAVYHRDVWVDTDPIDVKDLSCLDHIGKQIIKSLRNDLILLQNENKILNQLLSQKEREIEERYKERILLEDHKKKKEKKDEHVRDRE